A genomic window from Solanum dulcamara chromosome 11, daSolDulc1.2, whole genome shotgun sequence includes:
- the LOC129872258 gene encoding extra-large guanine nucleotide-binding protein 1 codes for MSPELATVVDDGVEYCFAMEYDGPPITHHLPRAVPINVDRIPVATVVSQVPLSHKLTLPVVQPISATDITKRFSKDLKRSSESTVSPTSVIAFQRVDEDDSASKELALGSETTLSPSSVIALDERVHSNRASGLSGQSSSSSPLECNGDESVGGFSGLINESTDLASSSISRDHSHELLGRVGSSGTFRFSSSFEKSRDLSRSTHNMRASTGRKDRGLEFNDLSQPDWASNESILSLDYPSSRVSSHKYGDSFNETSCDVKRAPVVTFCDIESEDEGINEDVGGAEPEVIRPKKEPAVKVKKGVCYRCCKGNRFTEKEVCIVCDAKYCCNCVLRAMGSMPEGRKCVSCISYPIDESKRGNLGKCSRMLKRLLNDLEIRQIMKAEKMCEVNQLPSEYVCVNGRPLSPEELVILQNCINPPKKLKPGNYWYDKVSGLWGKEGQKPSQIITPHLNAGGPIKLNASNGNTQVYINGREITKSELRMLQLAGVQCAGNPHFWVNEDGSYQEEGQKNTKGYIWGKAGMKIVCAVLSLPVPSKSSNTCGEQVNSVLSQVVPDYLEQRALNKLLLIGYSGSGTSTIYKQAKILYKDVPFSEDEREHIKLLIQSNVYGYIGVLLEGRERFEEESLHELREGSSSCDSGMTGEKTGIEKKTLYSIPPRLKAFSDWLLKIMATGNLEAVFPAATREYAPLIEELWNDAAIQATYKRRSELEMLHDMSCYFLERAVDILKTDYEPSDVDILYAEGVTSSNGLSCVDFSFPDSEDYDNLDSSDHPNSALRFQLIRVQARGFIENCKWIEMFEDVRVVIFCVALSDYDEYVVDETGEKVNKMLLTKKLFESIATHPTFDQMDFLVLLNKVDSFEEKLERVPLTKCEWFDDFHPIVSRHRSNSNSSSINHSPSVGQLAFHHVAVKFKRLFSSLTNRKLYVSLVKGLEPKTVDESLKYAREIIKWDEERLNFSLSEYSFYSTDASSFSP; via the exons ATGTCGCCGGAACTGGCGACAGTAGTTGATGATGGAGTAGAATACTGCTTTGCTATGGAGTACGATGGTCCACCTATAACCCACCATCTTCCACGGGCAGTACCCATCAATGTTGACAGGATCCCAGTGGCCACTGTAGTTTCACAGGTGCCGTTATCCCATAAGTTAACTTTACCAGTTGTTCAACCTATATCAGCTACAGATATAACCAAGAGATTTTCTAAAGATTTGAAGCGTAGTTCGGAATCAACTGTCTCTCCCACATCTGTTATAGCTTTTCAGAGGGTGGATGAAGACGATTCTGCCAGCAAAGAACTAGCTTTAGGCTCAGAGACTACATTGTCCCCCAGCTCTGTTATTGCACTTGACGAGAGAGTCCATAGTAATAGGGCTTCTGGTCTTTCAGGTCAGTCCAGTAGTTCTAGCCCATTGGAGTGTAATGGTGATGAGAGTGTAGGTGGATTTTCTGGTTTAATCAATGAATCCACTGACTTGGCATCTTCCTCCATTAGTCGCGATCATTCGCATGAATTGCTGGGAAGGGTGGGGAGTTCTGGTACTTTCAGATTTTCGAGTAGTTTTGAGAAATCTAGGGACTTGTCAAGGAGTACACACAATATGAGGGCTTCAACTGGTCGTAAAGACAGAGGCTTGGAGTTCAATGATTTAAGCCAACCAGATTGGGCCTCGAATGAGTcaattttgagtcttgattatcCGTCTTCTCGTGTTTCTTCACATAAATATGGGGATAGCTTCAATGAAACTAGTTGTGATGTTAAACGAGCACCTGTTGTGACTTTCTGTGATATTGAGTCAGAGGATGAGGGTATTAATGAAGATGTTGGTGGTGCCGAGCCCGAGGTCATCCGACCAAAGAAAGAACCTGCAGTTAAGGTGAAGAAAGGGGTGTGTTATCGTTGTTGTAAAGGAAATAGGTTTACTGAAAAGGAGGTATGTATTGTTTGTGATGCCAAATATTGCTGTAATTGTGTGCTTAGAGCAATGGGGTCTATGCCAGAGGGAAGAAAGTGTGTTAGCTGCATCAGTTATCCAATTGATGAATCCAAGCGAGGCAACTTGGGAAAATGCTCTAGGATGCTCAAGCGACTGCTAAATGATTTGGAGATTAGGCAGATCATGAAGGCAGAGAAAATGTGTGAAGTAAATCAGTTGCCATCTGAATATGTATGTGTGAATGGGAGACCTCTTTCTCCTGAAGAGCTTGTTATATTGCAGAACTGCATAAATCCACCAAAGAAGCTAAAACCTGGGAATTATTGGTATGACAAAGTTTCTGGTCTCTGGGGAAAG GAAGGACAAAAGCCTTCACAAATTATCACTCCTCATTTAAATGCTGGAGGTCCCATCAAGCTAAATGCTAGCAATGGAAACACTCAGGTCTATATAAATGGTCGTGAGATCACCAAATCCGAGCTACGCATGTTACAG TTAGCAGGAGTACAATGTGCTGGCAACCCACATTTTTGGGTGAATGAGGATGGCTCATATCAAGAAGAGGGGCAAAAAAATACCAAAGGATATATATGGGGCAAG GCTGGAATGAAGATTGTGTGTGCTGTACTCTCTCTTCCAGTTCCTTCAAAATCATCTAATACTTGTGGAGAGCAAGTCAATAGTGTGCTTAGTCAAGTGGTACCTGATTATCTAGAACAGAGGGCACTTAACAAGCTACTTTTGATTGGATATAGTGGATCTGGTACTAGCACCATATATAAGCAG GCAAAAATTCTTTACAAGGATGTTCCTTTCTCGGAGGATGAGAGAGAACACATCAAACTTTTGATCCAAAGTAATGTGTATGGATACATTGGTGTGCTGCTTGAGGGACGCGAGCGCTTTGAGGAAGAGAGTTTGCATGAATTGCGAGAGGGTTCTTCGTCCTGTGACTCTGGAATGACAG GTGAGAAGACTGGGATTGAAAAGAAAACATTATATTCCATACCTCCTAGACTGAAAGCATTCTCAGATTGGCTTCTCAAAATAATGGCCACGGGTAATCTAGAAGCCGTTTTCCCAGCTGCAACACGGGAATATGCTCCATTAATTGAGGAGTTGTGGAATGATGCAGCCATCCAGGCAACTTATAAGCGAAGAAGTGAACTGGAAATGCTTCATGACATGTCTTGTTATTTCCTAGAGAGG GCAgttgatattttaaaaacagACTATGAACCTTCAGATGTGGATATCTTGTATGCTGAGGGTGTTACTTCTTCCAATGGACTTTCATGTGTGGACTTCTCATTCCCAGATTCAGAAGATTATGATAATCTTGACAGCAGTGATCACCCTAATTCTGCGCTCAG ATTTCAGCTGATTAGAGTACAGGCAAGGGGGTTCATTGAAAATTGCAAGTGGATTGAGATGTTTGAAGACGTTCGTGTCGTTATTTTCTGTGTTGCCTTAAGTGATTACGATGAATATGTTGTTGATGAAACTGGGGAGAAAGTGAACAAGATGTTATTAACCAAGAAACTTTTCGAGAGCATCGCGACTCATCCAACCTTTGATCAGATGGACTTTCTTGTCTTGCTAAATAAGGTTGATTCGTTTGAGGAGAAGTTAGAACGTGTTCCTTTGACCAAATGTGAATGGTTTGACGATTTTCATCCAATCGTAAGTCGTCATCGCTCCAACAGCAACTCCAGCAGCATCAACCATAGTCCCTCCGTGGGCCAGTTGGCATTTCATCATGTTGCAGTAAAATTCAAGAGGCTCTTTTCTTCTCTCACTAACAGGAAGCTGTATGTTTCACTAGTAAAAGGTTTAGAGCCAAAAACGGTGGATGAATCGCTCAAGTATGCAAGAGAGATAATCAAGTGGGACGAAGAGCGGTTGAACTTCAGTTTGAGTGAGTACTCATTTTATAGCACTGATGCAAGTTCCTTCTCACCTTGA
- the LOC129874055 gene encoding protein JINGUBANG-like: protein MRNSRKSKMATEENSHPKQAFGNVLQSDPNEDEYSFRISHTSETSHTNCDRPPPRLSSDYSSPLATSPTWDQSSSPYLDPSWDQSHHTSPLSKSPWTSHIENNTNYSYTGLMGSLVREEGHIYSLAASGALLYTGSDSKNIRVWKNHKEFSGFKSNSGLVKAIIISGERIFTGHQDGKIRLWKVSGKDPSVYNRIGTLPTLMAYIKTSMKPSNYIQIRGNRNTVWIKHFDAISCLSMSEDQKLLYSASWDKTIKVWRASDSKCLESIKAHDDAVNSIVVGFDGLLFSGSADGTVKIWRKESQGKGTKHFFSQTLLKQECAVTALAVDPSSNYLYCGSSDGLVNFWQRNKLLSHGGVLRGHKLATLCLAAAGNLIFSGSADNNICVWKREGGEHICLSVLSGHSGPVKCLAVEEDQEQTGGDTQFIVYSGSLDKSVKIWRISSQLVPNQAEAGTSLPQIFPSGSSCRVSQRRK, encoded by the coding sequence ATGAGGAATTCAAGAAAAAGCAAAATGGCAACAGAAGAGAACAGCCACCCCAAACAAGCGTTTGGGAATGTGCTACAATCTGATCCTAACGAAGATGAATATTCTTTTCGAATAAGCCACACATCAGAAACTAGCCATACAAATTGTGATCGTCCTCCTCCTCGATTGAGTTCCGATTATAGCTCTCCTCTAGCTACATCTCCGACATGGGACCAATCATCATCTCCGTATTTAGATCCCTCTTGGGACCAGAGTCACCATACATCGCCATTATCAAAATCTCCATGGACATCTCACATCGAGAATAATACTAATTATTCATATACAGGGCTCATGGGGTCCCTTGTTCGCGAAGAAGGCCATATATATTCTTTGGCAGCTTCAGGGGCTTTGTTATACACGGGATCCGATAGTAAGAATATAAGAGTGTGGAAGAATCATAAAGAATTTTCCGGATTCAAATCGAATAGCGGATTGGTAAAGGCAATTATTATTTCCGGAGAAAGAATTTTCACGGGTCATCAAGACGGAAAGATCCGACTCTGGAAGGTTTCTGGCAAGGATCCAAGCGTTTACAACAGAATTGGAACTTTACCAACTTTAATGGCTTATATAAAAACTTCAATGAAACCAAGCAATTACATCCAAATAAGGGGAAATCGAAATACCGTGTGGATAAAGCATTTTGATGCCATTTCATGCCTTAGCATGAGCGAGGACCAAAAGCTCCTGTATTCAGCATCTTGGGATAAAACCATAAAGGTTTGGAGAGCATCGGATTCTAAATGCTTGGAATCAATAAAAGCCCACGACGATGCTGTAAATTCCATCGTTGTAGGCTTTGACGGGCTACTTTTTTCAGGCTCTGCTGATGGAACAGTAAAAATATGGAGAAAAGAATCACAGGGGAAAGGAACAAAACACTTCTTTTCACAAACATTGTTGAAGCAAGAATGTGCTGTAACAGCTTTAGCTGTTGACCCTTCGTCGAATTACCTCTATTGTGGCTCCTCGGATGGGCTAGTCAATTTTTGGCAGCGCAATAAGCTTCTATCTCATGGCGGAGTTTTAAGGGGTCATAAACTTGCAACACTCTGTTTAGCAGCCGCGGGGAATTTAATTTTCAGTGGATCAGCTGATAATAATATTTGCGTGTGGAAAAGGGAAGGAGGGGAACATATATGTTTATCGGTATTAAGTGGACATTCTGGTCCGGTTAAATGCTTGGCTGTTGAAGAGGACCAAGAACAAACAGGTGGTGATACACAGTTTATTGTTTACAGTGGCAGCCTCGATAAATCAGTGAAGATATGGAGAATATCGTCGCAGTTGGTGCCAAACCAGGCCGAAGCGGGGACGAGTCTGCCGCAAATTTTTCCTTCAGGTAGTAGCTGCAGAGTTAGCCAAAGGAGAAAGTAG